CATGATGCTTTTATTCACTGTGAGGAAAGTTCAACTCTTCAGACAGTCGCTCTTGTTCGGAGGTGAGATGGCGCAGCAAAGAAACCAAGCGGACGAGCTGAAATTCAGCTGTTCGATGTGtctggatctactgaaggatccggtgactattccctgtggacacaaCTACTGCATGAACTGTATTAAAGCCACGTGGGGTGAAGAGGatcaggagaaaacacacagctgccctcagtgcaggaggagcttcacaccgaggcctgagctgctgaaaaacaccatgttggCAGAgttagtggaggagctgaagaagactggactccaagctgctcctgctgatctctgctatgctggagctgaagatgtggcctgtgatgtctgcactgagAGGAAGCTGAAAGCTGTCAAgtcctgtctggtctgtctggcctcttactgtgagcaACACCTCCAGCATCACTATGAATCAGCtgctttaaagaaacacaagctggtggagccgtccaagaagctccaggagaacatctgctcccgtcacgatgaggtgatgaagattttctgccgCACTGATCAGAAGTGTATCTGCCTTGTCTGCTCAATGGatgaacataaaggccacgacacagtgtcagctgcgACAGCGAGGGCAGAGAAGCAGGAGCAGCTCACTCAAAGTCGGCAAAACATCCggcagagaatccaggacagagaggaagatgtgaaggagcttcagcaggaggtggagacgACCGAtcgctctgctgataaagcagtggaggacagtgagaagatcttcaccgagctgatccgtctcatggagaaaagacgctctgatgtgaagcagcggatcagatcagagcagaaactgGATGTTAGTTTGGCCAAAGAGCGTCAGCAGAAGCTGAaccaggagatcactgagctgaagaagaaagacgctgagctggaGAAGCTCTTGCTCACAGAGGACCACACCCAGTTTCTTCACAgctacccctcactgtcagcacttaCTGGGTCTACAAACTCACCCGGACCAAAAATCAATCACCTGCAGTTCTTTAAGGAcgtgacagcagctgtgacagcaGCCAGAGATAAACTGCAGCAGATTCTTACAGAGAAGTTACCTTTCGTGGAGTCGAGCAGAACTGAGTTCTTACAATATTCACGTCagatcacactggatccaaacacagcacacacacgtcTGGTTTTATCAGAGgggaacagaaaaataacatataataataaaaataaaccacaTCCTCAACATCCAGACAGATTCACTAGTGCATGTCAGGTGTTGAGTGAAGAAGGactgactggacgttgttactgggaggtggagaaGAGCGGGAGGGTTTATGTAGCAGTCGCTTACAAGAGTATCTCAAGATCAGGGTCCTCTAATGCATATATGTTTGGAAACAATAAGAAGTCTTGGTCTTTAATTTGTCACAGCAGTTATAACTTCAGCCATGACAGTCAGCGCACTTCCCTCTCAGGCCCTGGATCCTCCAGAAtaggagtgtacctggatcacagtgcaggtattctgtccttctacagcgtctcaTCCGACACGATGAggctcctccacagagtccagaccacattcactgagCCGCTCCATGCTGGACTTTGGCTTCATCCCTCTAATGGAAACACTGCTGAAGTGTGTGAAGTGAAGTAGTTAttaaagaggcagaggagagttTATGGTCCTGCCGATTGGACCTCTTGTGTGTTGTATCAGTGCAGAATGTGTATATACTGTTTGTTATGTAGACAAAAAGCCTGTTGAATTAAAGTGCATCgtttcctttaaaacaacattgtgATTGTGAATGAATAATGCTGTTGTCAGTTTCTCTCATGTGACTTTATTTGATGAAACCTTtgatagatttttcttttttattaatccccgaggggaaattaggttGTCATAGCAGCGGGTACATTCAAGTAAGACTAAtgctgaggtaaataaaataaaatgctaagtggaacataaggtgcagttttatttaccttaataataatttgttatgaatcacacagatgatgtttgtcaaataaaaagatcattttccttcctcccctctcttcctttccttccttaGGAAAGGaatcttcctttcctttcctttccttcctctcctctcgtctcttcctttcctttcctttcctttcctcctttccttcctcacctctcttcctttcctttcctttccttcctcacctctcttcctttccttacctttcctcccctctcttcctttctttcctcaccTCTTTCCTCACCTCtcatcctttcctttctttcctcaccTGTCTTCCTTTCCTTACatttccttcctcccctctcttcctttcctttccttacctttccttcctctcctcttcctttccttaccttcctcacctctcttcctttcctttccttcctcacctctcttcctttcctttccttcctctcctcctttcctttccttcctctcgtctcttcctttcctttctttcctcccctctcttcctttctttcctcaccTCTTTCCTCACCTCtcatcctttcctttctttcctcaccTGTCTTCCTTTCCTTACatttccttcctcccctctcttcctttcctttccttacctttccttcctctcctcttcctttccttaccttcctcacctctcttcctttcctttccttcctcacctctcttcctttcctttccttcctctcctcttcctttcctttctttcctctcctctcttcctttcctttctttgcctcctcccttcctttcctttctttcctcacctctcttcctttcctttccttcctctcctctcttcctctcctttctttgcctcctcccttcctttcatttccttcctctcctctcttcctttccttcctctcctcttcctttccttaccttcctcacctctcttcctttcctttctttgcctcctcccttcctttcatttccttcctctcctctcttcctttccttcctctcctcttcctttcctttctttcctctcctctcttcctttcctttccttcctctcctcttcctttcctttccttcctctcctcttcctttccttaccttcctctcttcctttcattccctttccttcctctcgtctcttcctttccttaccttcctctcttcctttcattccctttccttcctctcctctcttcctttcctttctttgcctcctcccttcctttcctttctttcctcacctctcttcctttcctttccttcctctcctctcttcctttccttaccttcctctcttcctttcattccctttccttcctctcgtctcttcctttccttaccttcctctcttcctttcattccctttccttcctctcctctcttcctttcctttccttcctctcttcctttcctttccttcctctcttcctttcctttctctcctctcttcctctcctttctttgcctcctcccttcctttcatttccttcctctcctctcttcctttccttcctctcctcttcctttccttaccttcctcacctctcttcctttcctttctttgcctcctcccttcctttcatttccttcctctcctctcttcctttccttcctctcctcttcctttcctttctttcctctcctctcttcctttcctttccttcctctcctcttcctttcctttctttcctctcctctcttcctttcctttccttcctctcctcttcctttcctttccttcctcacctctcttcctttcctttccttcctctcctcttcctttccttcctctcctctcttcctttcctttccttcctctcctcttcctttcctttccttcctctcctcttcctttcctttctttcctctcctctcttcctttcctttccttcctctcctcttcctttcctttccttcctctcctcttcctttccttcctctcctcttcctttctttcctcacctctcttcctttccttcctctcctctcttcctttcatttccttcctctcctcttcctttcctttcctttcctttccttcctctcctcttcctttcctttccttaccttcctctcttcctttcattCCCTtaccttcctctcctctcctcttcctttcattccctttccttcctctcctctcttcctttcctttctttcctcacctctcttcctttcctttcctttccttcctctcctcccttcctctcctttctttgcctccttccagccaccagggggcgatcAAGATGTTTGTCTTCACTTTTGAGGAGCTGTCACGTCGTCCATCTTTATATCTATGAATGTTTTGAGATGTTTAAAgtgaacaaagacacaaagaaagacagactgaTGGTCTCCGTTGCCGTAGCAACTGAGACCACTTCAGCCAATAAGTGAAGCTCTCAGATGAATTtcattgatctgtgtgtgtgtctgtctcacacagtcaacacacatttaatctggattacacacactctctctctctaacacacacacacacacacacacacacacacacacacacacacacacacacacacacacacacacacacacacacacacacacacacacacacacacagtaatgagtCCCAGCCGGATGTTTTGATTGTGTTTTACTGTCGACTACTCAGGCTGAGTGCTTTTCCTCCACTTTATTAGGCCTTTTAatcatctacacacacacacacacacacacacacacacacacacacacacacacacacacacacacacacacacacacacacacacacacacaccacaaatatTCATAGCTGCTTGTTTGGCATggtggtcgtgtgtgtgtgtgtgtgtgtgtgtgtgtgtgtgtgtttacgtttCATCTCCAGCCAagatcacacacaaacacacacacacacacacacacacacacacattactctctcttcctctcctgttacTGCAGTGtcagaccagtggactgcttttcaaaacccggtgcctacattacccacaatgcagctcaaccactgagtgacatcactggaggctcgttatcagcttcctctggagccacaaaaggcttttatactttatatttcccacatctgctgcaggaaacacactttaatgaggAACATTAGTGGAGTTACGCTCTAATGTATCCCCTGGTCTCTGGAGTGTGTCCAGTGGTTCCTAGTTCCTGCAGGTGAGCGTGTTAGCATACTGACGTTAGCATCGTGCTTTCTACTGTAAACTGCTCTTCACTCagtcataataaaacacttacAATGTCATTTCTGAGGATCTTAATGGAGGAGACGCTGCCAATATTCTCTGAATCCTCTTCAAATGTGACCAGACGATGTGAAGACGAAGCTGTAACTGTCACCACAGACGTGGAAACATCTGGTGATCAGAAGAGAACGAACGAGTCGACCAACCCAGCGCTTTATAAAACTCATCTTTATTGATCCGTGTTCatccctccgtcctcctctcctcccaccatccacaatattttctgtttttttttatataaaagctGAATATTTACATCCTctttgtatttacagtatgttacaCGATGACATCACGAGGACAGCGTCGCCTCTCCGCAGCCTCACACCTGCGAGAAGGTCACAACTTTCCTCTCCAGGAAGGATAAAGCCTGAAATACCACACATGCCACTTGTTGCCGGGGGAAATATCACCCAAATCTCTGCTTATTGGCTGGAGGTGTTGCCTGGCAACCGCAGCGTATCGGATTAATATCTGGTAAAGGGAGTCGTCTTaaattatttatctttatttttttaatatttcataagCCGAGGAAAACATGAGGAGCGGCTCGTCAGGTTGTTATGGAAACACAGAAGGGCCAAAATTAATTATAACTGTGTCGTTTTCATTGTTTTAGATTATAAGCAGATTTTGTGTCAGTTGTAAAACTTGAAATGATCCTTTTGTGATCTCAACTTGTCAGAAACTCAGTCGGATTTTTATTTcgacatttaaatattcagtagTGATTAAAGTTAAGATTTAAAGGCCTTTATTTGCttctttaataattaataatgattgTTTTCTCTGCAACATTGTTACAGACATCACTGAAAAAAGTGAGTTTCTGAGTCAAATTCATATGAAAAGCAGGTGTACGGTTGAAGTCGGTTCATTTTCTTACagattttttacagttttttatttaagtgAAATCTGTAACGCAGGACTGACGAgcagatttcaaaataaaagcacaggaTCACTGATGTACTTGGTGTTGGTTGAAGCTACAGATCTGCTTAACGTTAATGTTTCAGTGTCGCAGCGAACACAGACAGCGaacaggaccctgaaactgaagcatcTAAAAGTATCCAGCCACGTTTAGTTGTTTTATCTACACCTGTGCTTCTTCCTCCTGTGACATCTCAACCTGTCTTGTCTGAACGAAGCTGACGAGCGTCTCCACCGTGTTTTCTTCATTAAACTTCACTTCTGGCAGGAACGCTGAGGATCTGCACCACACACGGTTAAAAGGTGCAGATCTGCGAGTGATTTAATGAGCAGAGCACTTGTAAAGTTTTATAGAGGCGACGGGCAGCTTGGAGTTGTAACAATAATCCTCCCCAGCCTTTAAGAGAAGGCGGCGGCGGAGCTGGAATGAAAGTTTCGTTTGGACTCTGGCAGATGAGAGGCTGCGGCTGGATTATACTGCGTTTACACTTTATGTGTTCAATCAGCCACTTTCCTGGCGTTTTCCTGCGCCGCCGGCTCTCCAGCAGCTGTGGCCGCCACGTCTTGTTACAGTACGTCACGGCCCGAGACGCACGGCGCACATCGAGCGACGCGAGTTAACGTCACACTGATGTTCGTCTGCGTCGCCTCAGGAAGTCGCCCCGTGTGTCTCCGGACCTTCGCGATTTGGGTGCGTTTGGATTGGTTCGCTCAGACGGCGACGCTCCTCGTTGGTTCAGCAGCAGTAAAAAGTCAATGCCCCTCGATCGCCGCCGGTCGGCCGGTCGGTTACATTCAAACTTCATCATCGTCCTCTTAAATCCAAGTCGTCGTCTCTGAGCAACGTGTATCCGTCCGTCAAACGCTCTCCCGTTGTCATAGAAACcatttacatccatgttttctGCCCGTCGAAGcgtcaaaaaaacattcattcgTCTCCGTTTTGTTCCGACTTGATTGTTGCGTCATTTTGGcgtcaaactgttttttttatttttaaaatcctttttggCCGTCTGTGAATCGTCCGCGTGTCCGTCAGTCTGCCGGCCAATCAGGACGTCACATTCATACCGTCTGTCTGACTGGATTCCAGCTGTGACTTTGGTCAAAAAAAAGTCgagtttctttttaaaaaaaacgccCAAATCTTCTTCATGGCGCcgtcactcctcctcctcctcctcctgctcctcctcctcagtccgTCTCTTTCTTCCTGTCGTCCAGGTCGAAGTCGAGAACCAACAGTTTGGTTTCCTCCGTCCCGTTCCTGCTGCCGGCGGCGCACACCAGCCGAGTGTCGGACGCTCTGATTCGCCACACGACGCCACCTGTGGGGAGAGGAAGACGTGATTGGTTTAGACATGGTTACTTTTCAAAAGCCCGCGGGCCAAAGCTGGTAGAGACGAGCCGTACGAGCTACTTTATGTttggtttggttgtttttctgttttaaatcatctccagctgcttcagctgttcagcagaacgctgcaactctgttttactgtgaagctccagaaatgttctgtggacttcgagacttcacctgactttatatcatcatgtTGATGAGGAGATGGTGACTGGGTTTACATCTTTGGGTCAGCTGCTCCTCAGAGTGAAATTAAAACCATCAAACTTTCCCTCAAAACGACCTAAAACTGAAAATCCGGCCACAATCACTCGTGTATCTGCAGCCGGTGAGCGTACAGCGTGTCCCTCGTCCTCACCTGATCCTCGGCTCTGCAGCGCCACCACGTCTCGCAGCCAGGCTCCGGTCTTCAGGTCCCACAGTTTGACCGTCCCGTCGTCGGAGCTGGACAGAACCAGGCCTCTGCAGAACTGCAGGCACGTCACCGCCGACTGGTGCTTGTTGGGACCTGGAGGAGACACGGTCACgctgtcatgttttcattctCATCTCTGAGCTACAGGTGAAAACGGACCTTCTGACGACACGTTTACTGTCGTTCATGAACATGTCGCGTCAACACAAACTTCCTGCTGCTCTGAACTGTAACAGCTGCACAGAAGTCaagttttaaatatgttttagaGCTGAAACTGTGATGACTTATGATTTACTGAATTATTCAGTTTAACGTCAGAGAGCATTGAAAAAAGTCCTTCATGAGTCTGagatgatgtcatttaaaatcagCTCAGTATTCCAGTTTTCAGGATTAATGTATTTACTGATGAAGGATCTACATTCCTGTACTGTTTATAATCACTGTTAagtttttagtattttatcttatttattgtttttttggcaTCAACAGAAGCTGCAAACTTTATCTTGTCGCACTCGTACAACGACCACAAAGATAATCTGTTTCCTGCTTCTGCTCGATTATCAACATAATTGTCATTTAAGTTAGAAACTCTTCTGCGTCTGTGGAGCTGATGAGGCTGAAGACAGAGCAGAGCCTGCGACGACTGACGAGATGCCTGGAGTTTCACTAAGTGGCCACCAGAGGGCAGGAAGTGACCCAGAAACAGTCCTGAGAGACGAGCAGACAGGGACCTTTAACACATctataggtgtgtgtgtataaactgtatatatatgtggtCAAGTCAAGTTTAATGAGTGTAACACCTTTCACAGAGCAGGTGCTTCACAAGatcatgaaacaaaacaaaacaaacaatataaagcAACAACAGACCTGAGATCACTCGTTAAAtcacaaacaataacaatattcACTGTTTTAGCtccgtttttggtctccaccgacccttcagctgctgttgttCAGCGCGCAGCGCTGGAAGAAGTCATCTTTACTCAGGTACAACAAAGTAATACTGCAGACATTCCTGAGTATTACACACGGacgcacgcactcacacacacacacacacacacacacacacacacacacactctcaccttGCAGTGTGTGGAGACACTGTCCCGTCCGGACGTCCCACACTCGCACCGTCGAGTCGGCGTTCCCGGACACCAGGATGTTGTCGCGCAGCTCCATGCCGCTGGTCAGTGATTGGTGGCCCGTCAGCGTGTGGACGCACCCACCTGGACGAGGACGAGAGCTTCGGGTTAGACGTTTGATCTTCTCAATTATTATTTAAGTAAAACTGAACTGAGTTTGGTTCACGTTGCATCTTTGTCGTGATTCAAACTAAATCAAAGGGCAACTTCCCCAATTTCCCACATTCAAGCTTGGCTgtattgcattgtgggtaatgaaggcgCCATGTTTTTGCCACAATGCAACAaacaactgagtgacatcactggaggacacatgcagcttcctctggagccacaaaaggcttttgaTACCACTttcttcacatatgcagtagttgAACTCCTGAAGA
This is a stretch of genomic DNA from Pagrus major chromosome 10, Pma_NU_1.0. It encodes these proteins:
- the LOC141004065 gene encoding tripartite motif-containing protein 16-like, encoding MAQQRNQADELKFSCSMCLDLLKDPVTIPCGHNYCMNCIKATWGEEDQEKTHSCPQCRRSFTPRPELLKNTMLAELVEELKKTGLQAAPADLCYAGAEDVACDVCTERKLKAVKSCLVCLASYCEQHLQHHYESAALKKHKLVEPSKKLQENICSRHDEVMKIFCRTDQKCICLVCSMDEHKGHDTVSAATARAEKQEQLTQSRQNIRQRIQDREEDVKELQQEVETTDRSADKAVEDSEKIFTELIRLMEKRRSDVKQRIRSEQKLDVSLAKERQQKLNQEITELKKKDAELEKLLLTEDHTQFLHSYPSLSALTGSTNSPGPKINHLQFFKDVTAAVTAARDKLQQILTEKLPFVESSRTEFLQYSRQITLDPNTAHTRLVLSEGNRKITYNNKNKPHPQHPDRFTSACQVLSEEGLTGRCYWEVEKSGRVYVAVAYKSISRSGSSNAYMFGNNKKSWSLICHSSYNFSHDSQRTSLSGPGSSRIGVYLDHSAGILSFYSVSSDTMRLLHRVQTTFTEPLHAGLWLHPSNGNTAEVCEVK